Proteins from a single region of Hordeum vulgare subsp. vulgare chromosome 6H, MorexV3_pseudomolecules_assembly, whole genome shotgun sequence:
- the LOC123402716 gene encoding transcription factor MYB93-like, with protein sequence MGRSPCCDENGLKKGPWTPEEDQKLTDYIEKHGHGSWRALPKLAGLNRCGKSCRLRWTNYLRPDIKRGKFTPEEEQTILQLHSVLGNKWSAIAKHLPGRTDNEIKNFWNTHLKKKLIQMGFDPMTHRPRTDFFAALPQLIALANLRQLVEQRPWDDQSANQLQADAVQAAKLEYLQCLLQSAAAIATSPSSSSINTIPTDLEQIGLLSPSQMSSLSSLSSPRMLEGINGQDLVTEQVPDIQIPSSSFFEQPIINGINQNSDYSANSGEGENGKQKPLLLSEDSLPPLADFPISNLGDACSTSSCDAEGNSTQLPIWSDSFYDEFMNEFA encoded by the exons ATGGGGAGGTCTCCTTGCTGCGACGAGAATGGCCTCAAGAAGGGGCCTTGGACGCCCGAAGAAGACCAGAAGCTCACTGACTACATCGAGAAGCATGGCCATGGGAGCTGGAGAGCACTGCCTAAGCTTGCAG GACTCAACAGGTGTGGCAAGAGCTGCAGACTGAGATGGACCAACTACCTGAGGCCTGATATCAAGAGAGGAAAGTTCACACCTGAGGAAGAGCAGACCATCCTCCAGCTCCACTCCGTCCTTGGCAACAA GTGGTCAGCCATCGCAAAACACCTCCCCGGACGGACCGACAACGAGATCAAGAACTTCTGGAACACCCACCTGAAGAAGAAGCTGATCCAGATGGGTTTCGACCCTATGACGCACCGACCAAGGACCGACTTCTTCGCCGCGCTGCCACAGCTCATCGCGCTCGCCAACCTCCGCCAGCTCGTGGAGCAGCGCCCTTGGGACGACCAAAGTGCCAACCAGCTGCAAGCCGATGCAGTCCAGGCAGCAAAGCTCGAGTACTTACAGTGCCTGCTTCAGTCCGCAGCAGCCATTGCGACTAGTCCCAGCTCCAGCAGCATCAACACCATCCCCACTGACCTGGAGCAAATCGGCCTCTTGAGTCCTTCACAGATGTCTTCCTTGTCTTCGCTGTCATCTCCAAGGATGCTGGAGGGTATTAATGGCCAAGACTTGGTAACTGAGCAAGTGCCTGACATCCAGATACCTAGTAGCTCATTCTTCGAACAGCCTATCATCAATGGTATCAACCAGAACTCAGATTACAGTGCAAACAGCGGTGAGGGGGAAAATGGCAAGCAGAAACCGCTGCTCCTGTCAGAGGACTCCCTTCCGCCACTTGCTGACTTCCCTATTTCCAACCTCGGCGATGCTTGCAGTACCTCAAGCTGTGATGCTGAGGGCAACAGCACCCAGCTCCCTATTTGGTCCGACTCGTTTTATGATGAGTTCATGAACGAGTTTGCATGA
- the LOC123404037 gene encoding 50S ribosomal protein L29, chloroplastic — MATMSLAAASPLTASTPRGLAVSAPRAPFLAPRAFGASATRFAGLAAAPRPSGRGDAAVVRMAKREQELEEIRAMETENLEQEVVDLKGELFLLRLKRSARQEFKSSEFGRMRKRVARLLTVRREREIEQGINKRNSRKLDRKWKLGIVVGPPPSLREKKED; from the exons atggcgacgatgtccCTCGCCGCGGCCTCACCCCTCACCGCCTCCACTCCCCGCGGCCTCGCCGTGTCCGCGCCCCGCGCGCCGTTCCTCGCCCCCCGCGCATTTGGCGCGTCGGCGACGCGGTTCGCGGGACTGGCGGCGGCGCCGCGGCCGTCGGGGAGGGGCGATGCGGCGGTGGTGAGGATGGCCAAGAGGGAGCAGGAGCTGGAGGAGATACGGGCCATGGAGACGGAGAATCTGGAGCAGGAGGTGGTGGACCTCAAGGGGGAGCTCTTCCTGCTCCGCCTCAAGCGCTCCGCGCGCCAGGAGTTCAAGTCCAGCGAGTTCGGCCGCATGCGCAAGAGG GTTGCTCGTCTGCTGACTGTGAGAAGAGAAAGGGAAATTGAACAAGGAATCAACAAAAGAAATTCTAGGAAGCTTGACAGGAAATGGAAGCTGGGCATTGTGGTTGGACCACCACCGTCTCTAAGGGAGAAGAAGGAAGActag